A region from the Candidatus Hydrogenedentota bacterium genome encodes:
- a CDS encoding SurA N-terminal domain-containing protein → MLHLMQDLMRRKRRLILGLFLVPIIATFVWWGGSAGSGSNKSRATKTSDNIAVVEGTPISAEQFRDALRQEQKRRSQYGQEVSLQDLMADGTVLRVVEGLVSNVLIAQATAQEGVVLSKEFLEEQLKEMPEFRDANGNFDAKLWNETVSRRDINWNGFYEMVQEQIGRSLLIERIQAGARVPEAEVKKQFEEEQTSLDIRYATVTPKIVPTEEQIAKQYQDNAKQYALPEVRHATFAAVSVIPPKPELADQLVKRARDGEDFAKLATQFSEGPDRDRGGDAGWITDMLTTPQHRKGLFALKVGDVSDVVEAPGGYAIYKVMEERTSEVAGQRDIRVSEILLRPQMSDEERKAQEAKAEQLATKAKETGDLAAAAKELGLEVKDSGPFSIESLNIENVPLEDTRLFRTGLAQYALNDISAPVPAQRNIYIAKITQFDPAIPQPLENVRDTVVKDVTASIQRSEEFQKQKAEISQQVAEKAKSIAEIQSAFPDLEVEIKTLQGFKVQGYDFRSGPLWNPREVYAALGEKEPGAFVGPVMDMIGSAYFLELIAKTPPSEDAWKNDFPKEKERIAQTLLRQEQGKRIDDYLMYLRDQHPYEIDQTVLARVLGTDSESEAEKPEEAAGNANAPASDAAAPAAPTEAAPVEATTPAETPAPAPAADAAPAETPAPAPAEAPAPAPAPAAQ, encoded by the coding sequence ATGCTTCACCTGATGCAAGACTTGATGCGCCGCAAGAGGCGCTTGATCTTGGGGCTCTTTCTCGTGCCGATCATCGCGACCTTCGTTTGGTGGGGCGGCTCGGCAGGCAGCGGATCGAACAAATCGCGCGCGACCAAAACATCCGACAACATCGCCGTAGTGGAAGGGACGCCGATTTCGGCCGAGCAATTCCGCGATGCGTTGCGTCAGGAGCAGAAGCGGAGAAGCCAATACGGTCAGGAGGTCTCGCTACAGGATCTGATGGCCGACGGCACCGTGCTGCGCGTGGTCGAGGGGCTGGTCAGTAACGTACTGATAGCGCAAGCGACCGCTCAAGAAGGCGTCGTGCTTTCGAAGGAGTTCCTTGAGGAGCAACTGAAGGAGATGCCCGAATTTCGCGACGCGAACGGCAACTTCGATGCGAAACTCTGGAATGAAACGGTGTCCCGCCGCGACATCAATTGGAACGGCTTCTACGAAATGGTGCAAGAGCAGATCGGCCGTTCGTTGCTGATCGAGCGTATCCAGGCGGGTGCGCGCGTGCCGGAAGCGGAAGTAAAGAAGCAGTTCGAAGAAGAGCAGACGTCGCTGGATATTCGCTACGCGACCGTGACCCCGAAGATTGTTCCCACCGAGGAGCAGATCGCCAAGCAATATCAGGACAACGCGAAACAGTACGCCTTGCCGGAAGTCCGCCATGCCACGTTTGCGGCCGTCTCCGTCATTCCACCCAAGCCCGAACTGGCTGACCAGTTGGTGAAGCGCGCGCGCGACGGTGAGGACTTTGCCAAACTCGCTACGCAGTTCAGCGAAGGCCCGGACAGGGATCGCGGCGGCGATGCCGGTTGGATCACGGACATGCTGACGACGCCGCAGCATCGCAAGGGGCTCTTTGCGTTGAAGGTCGGCGATGTGAGTGATGTTGTGGAAGCGCCGGGCGGCTACGCGATTTACAAAGTAATGGAAGAGCGAACGAGCGAAGTGGCGGGACAACGGGACATTCGCGTGAGTGAGATCCTGCTTCGTCCGCAGATGAGCGACGAAGAGCGGAAAGCCCAGGAAGCGAAAGCGGAACAACTGGCCACCAAGGCCAAGGAAACCGGAGACCTTGCCGCTGCCGCCAAGGAACTGGGCCTGGAAGTGAAAGACTCGGGTCCTTTCAGCATCGAGTCGCTGAACATAGAAAACGTTCCGCTGGAAGACACGCGGTTGTTCCGAACCGGGTTGGCGCAGTATGCACTCAACGATATCTCCGCGCCGGTGCCCGCGCAGCGCAACATCTACATTGCCAAGATTACCCAGTTCGATCCGGCCATTCCGCAGCCGCTTGAGAACGTGCGCGATACCGTGGTCAAGGATGTAACGGCCAGCATTCAGCGATCGGAAGAGTTCCAGAAGCAGAAGGCGGAGATCTCCCAGCAGGTTGCGGAGAAGGCGAAGTCCATCGCCGAGATCCAATCGGCATTTCCCGACCTGGAAGTCGAGATCAAGACGCTCCAGGGATTCAAAGTGCAGGGATATGATTTCCGTTCCGGACCGCTGTGGAACCCGCGTGAGGTCTATGCCGCGTTGGGAGAGAAAGAGCCTGGCGCGTTTGTCGGGCCTGTCATGGACATGATTGGCAGCGCGTACTTCCTGGAACTAATCGCGAAGACGCCGCCCAGCGAGGATGCGTGGAAGAATGATTTCCCGAAAGAGAAGGAACGCATCGCGCAGACGCTTCTCCGTCAGGAACAAGGCAAGCGTATCGATGACTATCTGATGTATCTGCGCGACCAGCATCCTTACGAAATCGATCAAACCGTGCTGGCGCGTGTATTGGGTACGGACTCGGAATCCGAAGCCGAGAAACCGGAAGAAGCAGCGGGTAACGCGAATGCGCCCGCTTCGGACGCGGCAGCCCCGGCGGCGCCAACCGAAGCCGCGCCCGTGGAAGCGACAACGCCTGCTGAGACGCCCGCGCCGGCGCCAGCGGCCGATGCAGCACCGGCTGAGACGCCTGCTCCTGCTCCTGCTGAAGCGCCCGCCCCAGCACCCGCACCCGCAGCCCAGTAG